In Ostrinia nubilalis chromosome 12, ilOstNubi1.1, whole genome shotgun sequence, one DNA window encodes the following:
- the LOC135076590 gene encoding putative nuclease HARBI1, translated as MNAINAIVHLANNADPARRRKLYRQRSNPFDLRDLNFKIKYRFNKDTVRTIIDLVEDDLVQSARGGGTCPELQVLVAIRCWGRREVQDDAGDLHGLSQPTVSRICARVAHAIANKANSFIKMPITIGEQERISAKFRAIKNFPGVIGAIDCTHIKIKKTGGDMAQYYINRKGYYSLNVQVVCDADLKIMDIVARWRGSTHDSRIFMESNIKQRFEDRQFRGRLIGDSGYPLLPYLFTPILRPSRPEEEAYNNAHISTRNTVERCFGVWKQRFQCLLHGLPVSLQNGKAVIIALAVLHNIAIDMNDTLLEQHMEQVPVTPQLSTENSVHDNRPSLLRRRSQLILQNFINQHF; from the exons atgaatgctataaatgcaattgtgcatttagccaataatgccgacccagcgcgacgtagaaagctctaccgccaacgaagcaacccattcgatttgcgggacctaaattttaaaataaaatataggttcaataaggacacagtgcgcaccatcatagatttggtggaagatgatctggttcagagcgctagaggtggtggcacgtgtcctgaactgcaagttttagtggccataagatgttggggacgtcgtgag gtacaagatgatgctggtgacctccatggcctaagtcagccgacagtgagccggatatgcgccagagtcgcgcatgcaatcgcgaataaggcaaattccttcatcaaaatgcctatcactataggagagcaggaaagaattagtgccaaatttagagcaattaaaaattttcctggggtgataggagccatagattgcacccacattaaaattaaaaaaaccggaggtgacatggcccagtactatattaatagaaaaggctattattccctgaatgttcag gttgtctgtgatgctgacctcaaaataatggatatagtggctagatggcgaggcagtacacatgacagtcgaatttttatggagagcaatataaaacaacgatttgaggataggcagtttagaggacgccttattggcgattcgggctaccctcttctgccatatctatttacacctattttaaggcctagtcgtccagaagaagaagcatacaataatgctcacatctcaactaggaacactgttgaaaggtgttttggggtgtggaagcagcggttccaatgcctactccatggcttaccagtaagcctccaaaatggaaaagctgtgatcatagcattggctgtattacataatatagccattgatatgaatgacacattgttag aacaacatatggagcaggtccctgtaactccgcaactttcgacggagaacagtgttcacgacaaccgaccttcattgttgaggcgtaggtcgcagttgatactacaaaattttataaatcaacatttttga